A genome region from Paralichthys olivaceus isolate ysfri-2021 chromosome 6, ASM2471397v2, whole genome shotgun sequence includes the following:
- the nr4a1 gene encoding nuclear receptor subfamily 4immunitygroup A member 1, with translation MTCIYPQHGSQQFENSLCSSELDFMSSLAVDMSSPRDHASAPSLPSISSLVGTPAGDLDAYSCQVTATPAHVAPSSGQETPFKLDDLQVYGCYPGTFTLSYPDEVLSPVGSDYFGSTTSTSSPSTPGFQSQQASTWDLAFGSFSPSPGYWAAEETSVSHAPSFFTFGSGSVEDLGQPHLRDQDLFTLNHPHPSALTFNAMSIESALSLDGSDQLDGGLSPKLKSLSGNEGCCAVCGDNASCQHYGVRTCEGCKGFFKRTVQKNSKYVCLATKDCPVDKRRRNRCQFCRFQKCLAVGMVREVVRTDSLKGRRGRLPSKPKVVQEVTTTVSPVSMIASLVRAHIDSTPDIGKLDYSKYEETEISPNQKEDASDIKQFYDLLTASMEMIKKWVKSIPGFSEFCTEDQELLLESAFVELFILRLAYRSNPEKDKLIFCNGSVLHKTQCVRGFGNWIDSILEFSQSLHRMKLDVSSFSCLTALVIITDRHGLKEPKRVEDLQNQLITCLKDHVSGCGSDSLRPNYLSRLLGKLPELRTLCTQGLQRIFYLKLADLVPPPPLVDKIFMDTLPF, from the exons ATGACTTGCATTTACCCCCAACATGGATCTCAGCAGTTCGAGAacagcctctgcagctctgagctAGACTTCATGTCCAGTCTGGCTGTGGATATGAGCAGCCCACGGGACCACGCCTCCGCTCCGTCCCTGCCAAGCATCAGCTCTCTGGTGGGCACACCAGCGGGCGACCTTGATGCATATTCCTGCCAAGTCACTGCCACCCCTGCCCACGTCGCTCCTTCATCAGGCCAGGAGACCCCCTTCAAGCTGGATGACCTTCAGGTTTATGGCTGCTACCCCGGGACGTTCACGCTGAGCTACCCGGATGAGGTCTTGTCCCCTGTTGGGTCAGATTATTTTGGCAGCACCACTTCAACCTCTTCTCCTTCAACTCCCGGGTTCCAGAGTCAGCAGGCGTCCACCTGGGATTTAGCCTTTGGCTCTTTCTCGCCCAGTCCAGGATATTGGGCAGCTGAGGAGACGTCAGTGTCACATGCACCCTCTTTCTTCACATTTGGATCAGGGTCTGTGGAGGATTTGGGTCAACCACATTTACGAGACCAGGACCTATTCACTTTGAACCACCCTCACCCCTCTGCACTGACCTTCAATGCCATGTCGATAGAGTCAGCCCTTAGCCTGGACGGCAGCGATCAGCTTGATGGAGGCCTATCACCAAAGTTAAAAAGCCTAAGTGGAAACGAGGGCTGCTGCGCTGTGTGTGGAGACAACGCCTCCTGTCAGCACTACGGGGTTCGAACCTGTGAGGGATGCAAAGGGTTTTTCAAG CGTACAGTGCAAAAAAATTCCAAATATGTTTGCCTTGCCACCAAGGACTGTCCTGTGGACAAGAGGAGGCGGAACAGATGTCAGTTCTGCCGTTTCCAGAAGTGTCTGGCTGTAGGAATGGTCAGGGAAG TTGTGAGAACAGACAGTCTGAAAGGACGAAGAGGTCGCCTACCTTCCAAGCCCAAAGTCGTCCAGGAGGTGACGACTACAGTGTCTCCTGTGAGCATGATAGCTTCACTTGTGAGGGCGCACATTGACTCAACCCCTGACATTGGGAAACTTGATTATTCCAAG TATGAAGAGACGGAGATTAGTCCGAACCAGAAAGAGGACGCTAGCGACATCAAACAGTTTTATGACCTTCTCACGGCCTCCATGGAGATGATCAAGAAGTGGGTGAAGAGCATCCCAGGTTTCTCTGAGTTCTGCACCGAGGATCAGGAACTGCTGCTGGAATCTGCGTTTGTCGAACTCTTCATCCTTCGTCTTGCATATCG GTCCAATCCTGAAAAGGACAAGCTCATCTTCTGCAATGGCTCTGTGCTTCACAAAACACAGTGCGTCCGAGGCTTTGGGAACTGGATTGACTCCATCTTGGAGTTTTCTCAAAGTCTCCATCGCATGAAGCTTGacgtttcctccttctcctgtcTCACAGCTCTGGTCATAATCACCG ACCGGCATGGACTTAAGGAGCCTAAACGTGTGGAGGACTTGCAGAACCAGCTCATCACCTGCCTTAAAGATCATGTCTCTGGCTGCGGCTCTGACTCCTTGCGGCCCAATTACTTGTCCAGACTTCTCGGGAAGCTGCCTGAGCTGCGAACTCTGTGCACCCAAGGCCTCCAGCGAATCTTTTACCTTAAACTAGCAGACCTTGTTCCCCCTCCGCCACTCGTGGACAAAATCTTCATGGACACGCTCCCATTCTGA
- the letmd1 gene encoding LETM1 domain-containing protein 1, whose product MALSCSSLCRRLSLVRLSVLRTNGTATVLYSPPVSCQSRLPLCRIYSTSKVNHGIGRYVTSRLQRANSKYEGFLKRRFPSFYQLYHTFVEGFKLLYQDAKEVRRIKVKMFTGRVKFQDLPYREMEKLRQFRRDVIKAVPLVMISIPPFANYLVFVLMYFFPRQLLIPHFWTARQQVEFRRVYNSLRARQHLPVLKGLEHTSHKVKDSQLQSRLKDLCTKVKSGSNPQVSEILAVRSLFSGPPLGIKRMRVDHMRRISRLLFLTPRLPGFLIGRRLNSHAFELMQLDRALSRMGPHQLSESELRQACYFRGLNSDSLGVNQCQEWLSQWLQVSCSLKESEVSLLLHNIVFLSANYPNAVKRSH is encoded by the exons ATGGCGCTGTCCTGTTCGAGCCTCTGTCGCCGTTTGTCTTTGGTCAGACTGTCTGTCCTCAGGACAAACGGGACAGCGACCGTCCTCTATTCTCCACCTGTGTCCTGTCAGTCCAG GTTACCTCTGTGTAGAATCTACTCAACATCCAAAGTTAATCATGGTATTGGTCGATACGTCACCTCCCGCCTTCAACGAGCAAATAGCAAGTATGAAGGGTTCCTCAAAAGAAGATTTCCCAGCTTTTATCAGCTCTACCATACTTTTGTGGAAG GATTTAAGTTACTGTACCAAGATGCCAAAGAAGTGAGGAGGATAAAAGTAAAGATGTTCACTGGTAGAGTTAAGTTCCAGGATTTGCCctacagagagatggagaaacttAGACAG TTTCGCAGAGATGTGATCAAAGCTGTCCCGCTGGTGATGATATCCATCCCTCCCTTTGCCAACTACCTGGTTTTTGTCCTGAT GTACTTTTTTCCCCGCCAGCTCCTGATCCCTCACTTCTGGACTGCCAGGCAGCAGGTAGAGTTTCGGAGAGTGTATAATTCCCTCAGGGCGCGGCAACACTTGCCAGTGCTCAAAGGCCTCGAGCACACCAGCCACAAAGTCAAAGACAGTCAGCTTCAGAGTCGCCTAAAAGATCTGTGCACTAAA GTGAAAAGTGGATCAAACCCTCAAGTGTCTGAAATCCTTGCTGTCCGAAGCCTGTTTTCTGGACCTCCTCTGGGCATAAAGCGGATGAGGGTGGATCACATG AGGCGTATCAGCCGGCTGCTCTTCCTGACGCCTCGCCTCCCTGGCTTCCTGATCGGCCGGAGGCTGAACAGTCACGCCTTTGAGCTCATGCAGCTGGACCGCGCCCTCAGCAGGATGGGCCCTCATCAGCTCAGTGAATCTGAACTCCGACAG GCTTGTTATTTTAGAGGACTCAACTCTGACAGTCTAGGTGTTAACCAGTGCCAGGAGTGGTTATCCCAGTGGCTTCAGGTTTCCTGCTCGTTGAaag agtcAGAGGTCTCCCTGCTTTTGCACaacattgtgtttctctctgccaACTACCCGAATGCTGTGAAAAGGTCCCACTGA
- the cd63 gene encoding CD63 antigen: MGVEGGMKCVKFLLFFFNFIFWLCGLALIVVGILVQMALHNTLIIHDATASGAPIVVIVVGVVIFFIAFFGCCGAWKENYCMVTMFAILLSLIIIVEIAGAIAAYIFRNKLSTVVQDSLTEMISSYNNSTDEFRDTVDKLQKDLKCCGVNSSSDWRSFKPQGNSVPDSCCVNVSANCGNGTMTDPAKVHQKGCHDALEAFLKKNILWVIVAALVIALLQIMGLVFACVLMRGIRSGYEVM, translated from the exons ATGGGCGTAGAGGGGGGAATGAAGTGTGTGAAGTTCCTGCTCTTCTTTTTCAACTTCATCTTCTGG CTATGCGGTCTAGCACTGATCGTGGTGGGAATCCTGGTGCAGATGGCTCTGCACAACACACTAATAATCCATGATGCGACAGCCTCTGGAGCTCCTATCGTTGTCATCGTAGTCGGTGTGGTGATTTTCTTCATCGCCTTCTTTGGCTGCTGTGGAGCCTGGAAAGAAAACTACTGCATGGTCACAATG TTTGCCATCCTTCTCTCACTGATAATCATTGTTGAGATTGCAGGAGCTATCGCCGCATACATCTTCAGAAACAAG CTCTCAACTGTCGTCCAGGATAGCCTCACTGAAATGATTTCCAGTTACAACAACAGCACAGATGAATTCAGAGACACCGTGGATAAACTGCAGAAGGAT TTGAAATGCTGTGGTGTGAACAGTTCCTCTGACTGGAGAAGCTTCAAACCTCAAGGAAACTCTGTGCCTGACTCATGCTGTGTGAATGTCAGTGCAAACTGTGGAAATGGGACCATGACAGACCCTGCCAAAGTTCACCAGAAG GGTTGTCATGATGCTTTGGAGGCGTTcctgaagaaaaacatcctGTGGGTGATAGTTGCAGCTCTTGTGATTGCTCTCTTGCAG ATAATGGGCCTTGTTTTCGCCTGCGTATTGATGAGAGGCATCCGCAGCGGCTACGAAGTCATGTGA
- the LOC109640631 gene encoding gametocyte-specific factor 1: MANMFKFGNTIGPCRTGFIEGAQRAEETDEKGSLDPDRLLQCPFDKNHQIRVCRFPYHLIKCRKNHPKLARELKTCPFNACHLVPRHELTRHTETCENRISLDPAAVGESTNGHVKWQVPASTWVNPNMVENWDEEIDDEAPTFTWGKNTALNQKPNFATINGPSLKGPGVLPGPLFNQ, translated from the exons ATGGCGAACATGTTCAAGTTTGGAAACACCATTGGTCCATGCAGGACTGGTTTTATTGAGGGGGCACAGCGGGCAGAGGAAACGG atgagaAAGGAAGCCTTGACCCAGACAGACTTTTGCAGTGCCCTTTTGACAAGAACCACCAGATCCGGGTGTGCCGCTTCCCTTACCACCTTATAAAGTGCAGGAAG AATCATCCAAAGCTGGCCCGTGAGCTGAAAACCTGCCCCTTTAACGCTTGCCACCTCGTTCCCAGGCATGAGCTGACCCGCCACACTGAGACCTGTGAGAACAGAATATCTCTGGACCCTGCTGCTGTCG GTGAAAGCACCAATGGACACGTTAAATGGCAGGTCCCAGCCAGCACCTGGGTGAACCCGAACATGGTCGAGAACTGGGATGAAG agaTCGATGATGAGGCTCCCACATTCACATGGGGTAAAAACACGGCCTTGAATCAAAA ACCCAACTTTGCCACCATCAATGGTCCAAGTCTAAAAGGGCCGGGTGTCCTCCCAGGGCCGCTATTTAACCAGTAA